The proteins below are encoded in one region of Aquisphaera giovannonii:
- a CDS encoding RNA polymerase sigma factor — translation MDHERHLDALYAAGISAGLPDDELLRRFLERRERADRASRAAEAAFEAIVRRHGPMVLGVCRRYLADPNDAEDAFQAIFLILFRRAAAIRIGESLGPWLHGVSRRVAARARTVALRRKSREAAGVEPATDPAAEGRRRDASEALDEELGRLPARYRVPIILCHLEGLTYQEAARRLGCPVGTVGVRLSRGRELLKARLSRRDATLAAGLWMAGADPAAACTPPPSLVEATLRAATATRGGPGPATAASASIASLSEGFLRAMFMDRVKAVALGSLSVGLLIAGGGLLLRQASAGQGVGPGIAPPGVSARGPETGGDERTRRSRELIYFFRDYRVFSRDEEWARTIRELAAIGKDAVPELVAELDRADRDATLRSLGFTLRAIGDPRAVPALIRAIPRTLRQPGSDCGVGIIDRELRAFMREHQDYRNDRTNYVSCGRPVNEILTALKRITGHDEFSDSAGNDVRHIFLGDAPDEQAGQRASFDQCRQRWESWWSAHWREFATPEELQSVERPGRDEDLVEAAGVARYGPLFPTGKGVRLGPVRMLRLATSEYANAKSHLDLDTGRTFAVHEGMKAADWVDPLEFVEQVGAWHRRNGIDVRCQGLRIDGTDLQLWRIDDGRWDTIEAEVRKEGPLALGPEANDTMVPFAVPATPRELATYLFTTREGGRGILQAFARDPDADRFRLRYRMWMASMAEPADRTVGGPARAAPARAPFGPVIVTTLEPQGEGRECFLGIRSGRKAGPPGFLRPDAMVNHDSLARDRRFIRFYRDQDLDLLCYDLLGGRGRPLPMPEADGATATSSQPGSELVGFEMTVARILPQSFEELTVAEAADVLDRVPPSRDRIGWMTAAGDLAERPDTFAFRTRGGMVGLLQRQPAPEAPGRLAIRYRLEPVAGPRAR, via the coding sequence ATGGATCACGAACGGCATCTCGATGCGCTCTACGCGGCGGGCATCTCCGCGGGGCTGCCCGACGACGAGCTGCTGAGGCGCTTCCTGGAGCGGCGAGAGCGGGCCGACCGGGCCTCGCGGGCGGCCGAGGCGGCCTTCGAGGCGATCGTGCGGCGTCACGGGCCGATGGTCCTGGGCGTCTGCCGCCGATACCTGGCCGACCCCAACGACGCGGAGGATGCCTTCCAGGCCATCTTCCTCATCCTCTTCCGGCGGGCCGCGGCGATCCGGATCGGCGAATCCCTCGGGCCGTGGCTCCACGGCGTGAGCCGGCGGGTCGCGGCGCGCGCCAGGACGGTCGCCCTCCGCAGGAAGTCGCGCGAGGCGGCGGGCGTCGAGCCGGCCACGGACCCCGCGGCCGAGGGCCGCCGGCGGGACGCGTCCGAGGCCCTCGACGAGGAGTTGGGCCGGCTCCCGGCGCGATACCGCGTCCCGATCATCCTCTGCCACCTGGAGGGGCTGACCTATCAGGAGGCCGCCCGCCGGCTCGGCTGCCCGGTCGGGACCGTCGGCGTGCGGCTCTCTCGCGGCCGGGAGCTGCTGAAGGCCCGATTGAGCCGCCGGGACGCGACGCTCGCTGCCGGCCTGTGGATGGCCGGGGCCGATCCGGCGGCGGCCTGCACCCCGCCCCCCTCGCTCGTGGAGGCGACGCTCCGGGCCGCGACCGCGACGCGCGGAGGCCCCGGGCCCGCAACGGCCGCCTCGGCGTCGATCGCCTCGCTATCCGAGGGCTTCCTGAGGGCCATGTTCATGGATCGGGTGAAGGCCGTGGCGCTGGGGTCCCTCTCCGTCGGCCTCCTCATCGCGGGCGGCGGCCTGCTCCTCCGGCAAGCCTCGGCCGGTCAGGGCGTCGGGCCGGGGATCGCCCCGCCCGGCGTCTCGGCGCGAGGGCCGGAGACCGGGGGCGACGAGCGGACGCGGCGGAGCCGGGAGCTGATCTACTTCTTCCGCGACTACCGGGTCTTCTCGCGCGACGAGGAGTGGGCCCGGACCATCCGGGAGCTCGCCGCGATCGGCAAGGACGCCGTGCCCGAGCTCGTCGCCGAGCTCGACCGCGCGGACCGGGACGCCACGCTCAGGTCCCTGGGATTCACCCTCCGCGCGATCGGCGACCCCCGGGCCGTCCCGGCCCTGATCCGGGCGATCCCCAGGACGCTCCGCCAGCCCGGCTCCGACTGCGGCGTCGGGATCATCGACCGCGAGCTGCGGGCCTTCATGAGGGAGCATCAGGATTACCGGAACGACCGGACCAATTACGTCAGCTGCGGCCGGCCCGTGAACGAGATCCTGACCGCCCTCAAGCGGATCACCGGTCACGACGAGTTCTCCGACTCCGCGGGCAACGACGTCCGCCACATCTTCCTGGGGGATGCCCCCGATGAGCAGGCCGGGCAGCGGGCGTCCTTCGACCAGTGCCGACAGAGGTGGGAGTCGTGGTGGTCGGCGCACTGGCGGGAGTTCGCCACGCCCGAGGAGCTGCAATCGGTCGAGCGGCCCGGGCGCGACGAGGACCTCGTCGAGGCCGCCGGGGTCGCCCGATACGGGCCGCTCTTCCCCACCGGGAAGGGCGTGCGGCTCGGCCCGGTCCGCATGCTGCGGCTCGCGACTTCGGAGTACGCGAACGCGAAGTCGCACCTCGACCTCGACACCGGGCGGACGTTCGCGGTCCACGAGGGGATGAAGGCGGCCGACTGGGTCGATCCGCTCGAGTTCGTGGAGCAGGTCGGCGCGTGGCATCGGCGGAACGGCATCGACGTCCGATGCCAGGGGTTGCGCATCGACGGCACCGACCTGCAACTCTGGCGGATCGACGACGGCCGATGGGACACCATCGAGGCCGAGGTCCGCAAGGAGGGGCCGCTCGCGCTCGGCCCCGAGGCCAACGACACGATGGTGCCGTTCGCCGTGCCGGCCACGCCCCGCGAGCTGGCGACCTACCTCTTCACGACGCGAGAGGGAGGGCGCGGGATCCTCCAGGCCTTCGCGAGGGACCCGGACGCCGATCGGTTCCGGCTCCGGTATCGGATGTGGATGGCCTCGATGGCGGAGCCGGCCGACCGCACGGTCGGGGGCCCGGCCCGTGCGGCCCCGGCCCGCGCCCCGTTCGGCCCGGTGATCGTGACGACGCTGGAGCCGCAAGGGGAGGGTCGGGAGTGCTTCCTGGGCATCCGCTCGGGCCGGAAGGCGGGGCCGCCGGGCTTCCTGCGTCCCGACGCCATGGTGAACCACGACTCCCTAGCGAGGGACCGGCGGTTCATCCGGTTCTATCGCGACCAGGACCTGGACCTGCTCTGCTATGACCTCCTGGGAGGGCGCGGACGCCCGCTCCCGATGCCCGAAGCGGACGGGGCGACCGCGACATCGTCGCAGCCCGGATCCGAGCTCGTCGGGTTCGAAATGACCGTGGCGCGGATCCTGCCGCAGTCGTTCGAGGAGCTGACCGTGGCGGAAGCCGCGGACGTCCTCGACCGCGTGCCGCCATCGCGGGACCGCATCGGATGGATGACGGCGGCCGGCGACCTCGCCGAGCGCCCCGATACCTTCGCGTTCCGGACCCGCGGCGGAATGGTCGGCCTGCTCCAGCGGCAGCCGGCCCCGGAGGCGCCCGGCAGGCTCGCGATCCGCTATCGCCTCGAGCCCGTGGCCGGGCCGCGCGCACGGTAG